ctttctaagttttctccccaccaccagagtcattttacacaccactatcctatgctgtctacccacactctcccctaccactaccttacaattggtaacctccttcagattacatcgtctgcacaagatgtaatccacctgcgtgcttctaccgccgctcttgtaggtcaccctaaaaaagtgttcactacagccatttgcatccttgttgcaaagtctaccactatctgtccctccaagttcctttcctggatgccgtccTAAcgcatcacttcttcatcacccctattaccttcaccaacatgtccattacaatctgcaccaattacgactctctctctctgtctgggacgctTAGAAccacttcgtctagctccttccagaatttctctttcatctctaggtcacatcctacctgttgggcatagccactcatcacattacacacaacaccctcaatttcaaatttcagcctcatcactcgatctgatactcttttcacctccaagacattcttagccaactcttcttttaaaataacccagacaaaatttctcttcccatctacaccatggtaaaatattttaaaccctgcccctaaacttctagccttactgcctttccacctggtctcctggacacacaatatgtcaacctttctcctaatcatcatgtcaaccaactcccgagattttcctgtcatagtcccaacattcaaagtccccacattcagttctaggctctgtgctttcctcttctctttcttccaaagaacccgctttccacctcttcttcttctttgactttgacccacagtagctgaatttccaacggcgctccgcaggttgacggcgccggtggcggacattgttaacccgggccacgaccgatccggtatgcaATACTTAGGataaacgctcatatttgtttggcaacattttaagacggatgcccttcttgacacaaccctctgcatttatccgggattgggaccggcctacagtttgcactgacttgtgccccccatagggctgcgtTGGTTActgccatatactgtacagtaactAACTTGATGTCAAGAACTATATGACTAACTTagtttccatccattttatatgcCACTTATCCTTGGTTGTGGGAACTTCAGGTGAATGACAAATTATACACTGAACTACCAGTTGCAGCCattcagtcacagggcacacaagGATATGTTATTTTAGTATGTTAGCTGGCAAACCTCTGTCATCAATGCTTTGGAGAATTtgattatatactgtatctgtttAACGTTTAGGATAGTTTCTTGTGCTTTATGTCTGTAATTCGATTTTAGGAGTCATGTTACACTTGACAATCCTTCATACTgtatctttttatttctttgattaatttttttgaatgattaataataaaacGCCCTTAAATTTAAACCTCTTGAAGCAGTGAACAATGACACATGCATACTCTGAACATTagtcattttttatatatagtacagtattaATCATTGAAGTTGCTGGAAACAGAGAATAATTAGTCTTTGGTGGCCCCTGCTGCAGTAGTCGACTTTTCTTacaagtggttaaaaaaaataatgataatatatttttttaaatcttcagagattatattttcatattggtaaaaaaaaaaaaagtcctcatcAGTCCTTTGTGCAGTTTTCAACTAAGTATCATCTTGCTTTCAAAGATGGCAGCTGAGGTAAAAGGCCAGTACACATTcaccacaaaaaacaaactaaacttccatccattttctgggtcATGGACAAGCTGACCAAGGTTGGGAGATTGGGTAGAATAGAACAGAATATAATACTGTTGGTCGCTAGTATgcattgtgattggctggcaactagtccagggtgtaccctgccgctCACCCAGTGTCTGGCAGCTAGTATAGGTTCCATTGCTCATGAGGAAAAACGCCATAGGCTAGACGTAGGTCTAGAACACAGGATACACTATAGAATCATCAGTTTTGAATTGCAGGTCCTTTTCTGTTTGGACATTGACTAAGAATTAAACTATAGCTTTCATTCTTGTCTAACAGGAAGCTACAGTCTGTGGACCACAACACTATCAATAATTTAATCttcaatattaaattatttctCTTTCTGTCAGAGAAAGCGCCCTGCTGCTGATAACCAGTCTAATATCCTCCACTTTGCTGAGTTCAAAGGCAGAGGCCACAAACTATAGGATGGAACACTTTTGTAGTTGTTACAGTATTCATTCTAGAAattgagggagaaaaaaaataacagttgcCATTAGAAAATAGTTGATACAGAAATAGACAggattttccattcatccatccaatgTCTAtaatgcttgtcctcattagggtcgtgggtgaacTAGAGtgtatcccagttgacttcaaACCCCACCTTGAACGCCTTCTGCGAGAGGCGCGATACAtgctggactggtcaccacccATGTGCAACTTTAACAGTTAcaatttcttcttttgttttgtagATTCATTGCAGTTGCCATTCCTCTAAATTATAACCGCAAGCATGTGGACCATCGCCAACTCATCCTGCTATTAGGCACTTGGCTGCTCGCCCTAGCTGTGGCCTCACCTGTTCTCTTTGGAATTAACAATGTACCCGACCGTGACCCCAGCAAGTGCAAACTTGAGGACAATAACTACGTAGTTTATTCCTCCATCTGCTCCTTCTTTATTCCATGCCCCATCATGGTCCTGCTATACTTTGGAGTCTTCCGTGGCCTACGGCACTGGGAAGTGTCCCGTAAGGCTAAACTGCGCGGCAGCATTGAAGCTTGCAGGAAGCTGCAGCATGTGGCCATCACCACCGCCCTCCCCCCGCTGGTGGGCGCCATGCCCGGGTCTTTGCCGATGACTCTACCCAGGATCATTGAAAGGGACTTAGCTCAGTCACGGCTTGATATGGATGACTACATGAAACAAGAGATTCCTTATCCCATTCATGACAGAGAGAACGCCATACCCACAGTGAATGACAGCCGAGAACAACAGAGCAAGAAAGGAGCCAAGATCAACAGCAGGGAGAGGAAAGCTATGAGGGTGTTGCCAGTTGTAGTAGGTGAGTGTCTCTCTTTCACTTCATTTATATCTTGTACATATACAAcatattgattaattaattaattaatcaattaattaacagaccactgcaaaatgatcagtataaaaatacaatatacagtggtacctcaagTTACAAGGGAtctgacttacgagtttttcgagatacgagccgttgaTTGGCCGaggttttttgctttgacttgcaagcccAAACTTGTGAAATGAGCGATGTGTGCTGGCAGGGGGCTCCACTTACTTTGGCTGATAAAATTCATAAATATTCTTCATGGCTTCAAACTGTACATTGTCATTACCAGTTGGAGTTGACTTGAAAATTaaccataaaaaagaaaaagaaaatgacacgtGTATTTGAAATAAGCACAGAGCCCATCAAACATACGATAGGAAACATCACGGACACACGGGCTAACGATGcacataatacaaaaataaattgcaataacGCCAGTTGGGTGTTGAAAACAATTTCATGCTGTGGACAAGAGATCAACAGAGAAGTTACAGAGATAAggtctctcttcttcttctcattgATAAATCACTTAATGGTTTTAGTtcctgaatacattaaataaatgttaaaggaATATAAACCTCATAGGGCTCT
This sequence is a window from Phycodurus eques isolate BA_2022a chromosome 2, UOR_Pequ_1.1, whole genome shotgun sequence. Protein-coding genes within it:
- the drd4b gene encoding dopamine receptor D4b, whose product is MLDNCSDFSNLTQLVVPVVRYNFPALVFGILLIMAVTFGNVLVCLSVYSEKALKTTTNYFIVSLAFADLLLAVLVLPLFVYAEFQGGVWSLNMLVCDGLMTMDVMLCTASIFNLCAISVDRFIAVAIPLNYNRKHVDHRQLILLLGTWLLALAVASPVLFGINNVPDRDPSKCKLEDNNYVVYSSICSFFIPCPIMVLLYFGVFRGLRHWEVSRKAKLRGSIEACRKLQHVAITTALPPLVGAMPGSLPMTLPRIIERDLAQSRLDMDDYMKQEIPYPIHDRENAIPTVNDSREQQSKKGAKINSRERKAMRVLPVVVGCFLFSWTPFFVVHTSRALCLTCEIPPGLMSTVTWLGYVNSALNPIIYTIFNAEFKKYFKKCFQSCCYTCLV